In Pseudothermotoga hypogea DSM 11164 = NBRC 106472, the following are encoded in one genomic region:
- the iolM gene encoding scyllo-inosose 3-dehydrogenase: MKAVRLHAKWDPRPGFKPGPKDVEGKVCWLGSKVWRYPEVRVEQVPEPKITKPTQVLIKVKACGICGSDVHMAQTDEEGYILYPGLTGFPTTLGHEFSGIVVEAGPEAINRRTNKRFEPGEPVTAEEMFWCGHCRPCADGYPNHCENLHEMGFDVDGAFAEYIVLESKYLWSLKELEGVYEGDRLFMAGSLVEPTSVAYNAVIERGGGIRPGDNVVILGGGPIGLAAVAILKRAGAAKVILSEPSATRRNIAKQLGADVVIDPTKENFVEAVLDSTNGMGAKLYLEATGLPQIVWKDIEEVIWRARGINATVVIVARADAKIPLTGEVFQVRRAQIVGSQGHSGHGNFPRVISLMATGMDMTKIISKTVSIDEIPEYIKRLQTDKELVKVTMLNP, encoded by the coding sequence ATGAAAGCGGTCAGATTACACGCCAAGTGGGACCCGAGACCGGGGTTCAAGCCTGGTCCGAAAGATGTTGAAGGTAAAGTTTGCTGGCTCGGTAGCAAGGTTTGGAGGTATCCTGAAGTTCGTGTCGAACAGGTTCCAGAACCGAAGATCACGAAACCCACGCAGGTACTCATCAAGGTCAAGGCTTGCGGCATCTGTGGCAGCGACGTTCACATGGCGCAAACCGACGAAGAAGGTTACATTCTGTATCCAGGTTTGACGGGTTTTCCGACCACGCTCGGGCATGAGTTTTCAGGCATCGTGGTCGAGGCAGGCCCTGAAGCGATCAACAGGAGAACCAACAAACGCTTCGAGCCTGGTGAGCCGGTGACGGCCGAAGAGATGTTCTGGTGTGGACACTGCAGACCCTGTGCGGATGGTTATCCAAACCACTGTGAGAACCTGCACGAAATGGGTTTCGACGTCGACGGAGCTTTCGCCGAGTACATCGTTCTCGAGTCGAAGTACCTCTGGAGTCTTAAGGAGCTCGAAGGTGTTTACGAAGGAGACAGACTCTTCATGGCGGGTAGCTTGGTGGAACCTACGTCCGTCGCATACAACGCCGTGATAGAGAGGGGTGGGGGCATAAGACCGGGCGACAACGTCGTCATACTCGGCGGTGGACCCATCGGTCTTGCGGCGGTAGCGATTTTGAAGCGGGCAGGAGCGGCCAAGGTGATACTTTCAGAACCGTCAGCAACACGCAGAAATATCGCAAAGCAGCTCGGAGCAGACGTTGTGATCGATCCAACGAAGGAAAACTTCGTTGAGGCTGTCCTTGACAGCACCAACGGGATGGGTGCGAAACTGTACCTCGAGGCGACGGGATTGCCACAGATCGTTTGGAAAGACATAGAGGAAGTCATCTGGAGAGCGAGGGGCATCAACGCGACCGTCGTCATCGTCGCGCGAGCCGATGCGAAGATACCGCTCACAGGTGAAGTGTTCCAGGTGAGACGCGCACAGATCGTTGGATCTCAGGGACACTCCGGACACGGAAACTTCCCGAGGGTGATCAGCCTCATGGCTACGGGAATGGACATGACGAAGATCATTTCCAAAACGGTGAGCATCGACGAAATTCCGGAATACATCAAAAGGCTTCAGACCGACAAGGAGCTCGTGAAAGTAACGATGCTCAACCCCTGA
- a CDS encoding Gfo/Idh/MocA family protein — MDKVKVGVVGSGFIGQVHLEILSSFEDVQILGVMDVDRERARIVAEKFNAKVFDDLGQMRDAGVDVVYITSPNRTHFDYAMSALDLGLNVFCEKPMTISLRDAIELEKKLKEKNLVFQVGHNRRFAYVYKFMKEKILNGSVKPLSFQIKMNRGELLNPPWTSDRNYTGGFLFESTIHLFDMVRWLLGDVEEMYVLGKKSVYPDIDDWAIVMKLKNGLIGTFTSCAHASWMIPFERVEVYGEHNMLMNEEMEKVHFCKGLGKEVESHDFMKVDFKEKWGYVEENRIFIDCVKEKKTPPVTVSDGVAVIRIIDACYKAVEGGNAHVRLEG; from the coding sequence ATGGACAAAGTCAAGGTTGGTGTCGTTGGCAGTGGGTTCATAGGACAGGTACATTTGGAGATACTGTCGAGTTTTGAAGATGTGCAGATTCTTGGCGTCATGGATGTTGACAGAGAAAGAGCAAGGATCGTTGCAGAGAAATTCAACGCTAAGGTGTTTGACGATCTTGGACAAATGCGTGATGCGGGTGTTGATGTCGTCTACATAACATCTCCAAACAGAACTCATTTTGACTACGCCATGAGCGCACTCGATCTGGGCCTGAATGTGTTCTGTGAGAAGCCGATGACCATCTCTTTGAGAGACGCGATCGAACTCGAGAAGAAGCTCAAAGAAAAGAATCTGGTGTTCCAAGTTGGACACAATCGAAGATTCGCGTACGTGTATAAGTTCATGAAGGAGAAGATACTGAATGGTTCTGTCAAACCGCTCTCGTTCCAGATAAAGATGAACCGTGGTGAGCTCTTGAACCCACCTTGGACAAGTGACAGGAACTACACCGGCGGATTTCTTTTCGAAAGTACCATCCACCTCTTTGACATGGTCAGATGGCTTCTCGGAGACGTTGAGGAGATGTACGTGCTTGGAAAGAAGAGCGTTTATCCGGACATCGATGACTGGGCGATCGTCATGAAGCTCAAAAATGGCCTAATAGGAACATTCACATCGTGCGCTCATGCGAGCTGGATGATCCCATTCGAGCGAGTCGAAGTGTACGGTGAGCACAACATGCTCATGAACGAGGAAATGGAAAAGGTTCACTTCTGCAAAGGACTGGGCAAAGAGGTTGAGAGCCACGATTTCATGAAGGTCGATTTCAAAGAAAAATGGGGCTACGTCGAGGAGAACAGGATTTTCATCGACTGTGTCAAGGAGAAGAAGACACCGCCAGTCACCGTTTCGGATGGAGTTGCCGTGATCCGCATTATAGACGCTTGCTATAAGGCTGTTGAAGGCGGAAATGCACACGTAAGATTGGAGGGATGA
- the iolN gene encoding 3-dehydro-scyllo-inosose hydrolase — MSKWKIPPEGGHMERPTGVYFQTMTMKEIQERLKKCDLIIIPVGSTENHGPNAPTGEDTFLVTRMAEQVALKTGCTVAEPIWYGFHPYHHIGMPGTVPVKDEAFIDFLVSVIAGFWNTGFRKQILLNGHGQEFVIPVAIHKFAKIFQVPALIVNVNWYHAIQDKFKTKEEGGPYETKFIHADEVETSWSLALFPEFCHQEWAVDTNPRGYLPEGHIDKAGNLLHRPIAWYGHVGGGPIEVVAYPEGVVGKATAASAEKAKEGVEALLDYLEKLVNDIMEKFPAGKLPPAHELSQRPKEELDAVLKEPLSPGWRSIYSIGNMW; from the coding sequence ATGTCCAAATGGAAGATACCTCCAGAGGGAGGTCACATGGAAAGGCCCACGGGAGTCTATTTTCAAACGATGACCATGAAGGAGATACAGGAAAGATTGAAGAAGTGTGATCTCATAATCATTCCCGTCGGGAGCACCGAGAACCATGGGCCCAACGCACCGACGGGTGAAGACACCTTCCTCGTGACGCGAATGGCAGAGCAAGTTGCGCTCAAGACTGGTTGCACTGTCGCAGAACCCATCTGGTACGGCTTTCATCCGTACCATCACATCGGTATGCCAGGAACAGTGCCCGTCAAGGATGAGGCTTTCATCGATTTTCTCGTCAGCGTGATCGCAGGTTTCTGGAACACTGGTTTCAGAAAGCAGATCTTACTGAACGGCCATGGACAGGAGTTCGTGATACCAGTGGCGATACACAAGTTTGCGAAGATATTCCAAGTTCCGGCACTGATAGTCAACGTGAACTGGTACCATGCGATTCAGGACAAGTTCAAGACGAAAGAGGAGGGAGGCCCCTACGAGACCAAGTTCATCCACGCCGACGAGGTGGAAACTTCCTGGAGTTTGGCGCTCTTCCCAGAGTTCTGTCATCAAGAGTGGGCAGTCGATACCAACCCGCGTGGCTATCTGCCAGAAGGACACATCGACAAAGCGGGGAATTTGTTGCACAGGCCTATCGCTTGGTACGGCCATGTGGGTGGAGGACCAATAGAAGTGGTCGCGTACCCAGAGGGTGTCGTCGGAAAGGCAACTGCGGCGAGTGCTGAGAAGGCCAAAGAGGGTGTGGAGGCTCTGTTGGATTATCTTGAAAAGCTGGTGAACGACATCATGGAGAAGTTCCCAGCAGGAAAGCTTCCACCCGCGCACGAGCTTTCACAGAGACCTAAGGAAGAGCTTGACGCGGTGCTGAAGGAACCACTTTCACCAGGCTGGAGGAGTATCTACAGCATTGGTAACATGTGGTGA
- a CDS encoding sugar ABC transporter substrate-binding protein, whose product MRVRRLLVVALAVLLVVAGFSYTFYVVSHGGPADPFWGVVMKGVKDAASKFGVEAVYLGPEKFSLKEFIDLVNAAIAKKPDGLVVTMTNPVALDEPLRRAIEMGIPVVAINVPDDRPVDEKIPYLCYVGMDEYLAGVYAARRMLQEFTPKRAVIAIHEPGHVGLEARAKGIIDVLKEKKIPAEKLDITTDPTKALTLLKSYLAKYPDTDAIFTLGPLGAHPAIQLVEEEKLVGKVKIGAIDLTTRITDAIKKGVVVFTIDQQQYLQGYLPIVFLYLYKEFGLIPHENVLTGPSIVDKSNVDIVEKTVQLGYR is encoded by the coding sequence ATGCGTGTGAGAAGGTTGCTTGTGGTAGCTCTGGCTGTCCTACTCGTGGTTGCTGGTTTCAGCTACACATTCTATGTGGTATCGCACGGTGGTCCTGCAGATCCCTTCTGGGGTGTCGTGATGAAGGGTGTCAAGGACGCGGCCAGCAAGTTCGGCGTCGAAGCGGTGTATTTGGGCCCAGAGAAGTTCTCACTGAAGGAGTTCATCGACCTTGTTAACGCCGCGATAGCCAAGAAGCCCGACGGTCTGGTTGTAACGATGACGAACCCGGTTGCTCTGGATGAACCACTCAGAAGGGCCATCGAGATGGGTATACCCGTGGTGGCCATCAATGTGCCAGACGACAGGCCAGTTGACGAGAAGATTCCGTATCTGTGCTACGTCGGTATGGACGAATACCTGGCTGGTGTGTACGCGGCACGGAGGATGTTACAAGAGTTCACTCCCAAACGCGCCGTCATAGCCATTCATGAGCCGGGACACGTGGGACTGGAAGCGAGGGCGAAGGGCATCATCGATGTGCTCAAGGAGAAGAAGATCCCAGCTGAGAAACTGGACATAACCACCGACCCAACGAAAGCTCTGACGTTGCTCAAGAGCTATCTTGCTAAGTATCCAGACACGGACGCCATCTTCACACTCGGACCGCTGGGTGCACACCCCGCGATACAACTGGTCGAAGAGGAGAAACTGGTGGGCAAAGTCAAGATCGGTGCGATCGACCTCACAACGAGAATAACGGACGCGATCAAGAAAGGTGTAGTTGTGTTCACGATTGACCAGCAACAGTACCTGCAGGGTTATTTGCCCATAGTCTTCCTGTATCTCTACAAAGAATTCGGTCTTATACCTCACGAGAACGTTCTTACAGGGCCGTCTATCGTGGACAAGAGCAACGTCGACATAGTCGAAAAAACTGTCCAGCTCGGTTATCGTTGA
- a CDS encoding ABC transporter permease, with protein MKKEKLTLPDFLRIKEFGAVVGVIVFLVLFSFLSNRFLTAENVFNTLTMAAELGIISIGVAMLIISGEFDLSVGSVFAVAPMIFATMVNAGYNPYLSLVVSLTVCAGIGLVNGTVTLKTGIPSFITTLGMMMFWRGILLAVTGGFPIILSRKVSMLQYLGGRVYGGLRYSAIWFLVLGFVFWIVLEKTRFGNWVFATGGNLGAARALGIGTTRVKLVNFIFSSVLAGFAGLTTFARFTLVDPTFGQELELEAIASAVMGGTLLTGGYGSVIGACIGAFMISMVRNGLVLAGAPAYWYRAFIGVILIVAAVINARIRKKVAG; from the coding sequence TTGAAAAAAGAAAAGCTCACGCTGCCTGACTTTCTCAGAATAAAAGAGTTCGGTGCCGTAGTGGGTGTGATCGTTTTCTTGGTTCTCTTCTCGTTTTTGTCGAACAGGTTCTTGACGGCCGAGAACGTTTTCAACACCCTCACCATGGCCGCCGAGCTCGGCATCATCTCGATAGGTGTGGCGATGCTCATCATCAGCGGAGAGTTCGATCTGTCAGTTGGCTCCGTCTTCGCCGTCGCTCCAATGATCTTCGCGACCATGGTCAACGCGGGGTACAATCCATATCTTTCTCTGGTCGTATCTCTGACAGTCTGCGCAGGGATAGGCCTTGTGAACGGAACCGTTACACTGAAAACGGGTATTCCATCCTTCATAACCACACTCGGCATGATGATGTTCTGGCGCGGTATACTACTCGCAGTCACTGGGGGTTTTCCCATCATCCTCTCGAGGAAGGTGAGCATGCTCCAGTACCTCGGTGGAAGGGTCTACGGTGGTCTGAGGTACTCGGCGATTTGGTTCCTTGTACTTGGCTTCGTCTTCTGGATCGTTTTGGAAAAAACACGCTTTGGAAACTGGGTGTTCGCTACCGGTGGAAACCTCGGCGCGGCACGTGCGCTGGGAATAGGAACCACACGTGTGAAACTCGTCAACTTCATCTTTTCTTCCGTTCTCGCGGGTTTTGCGGGTCTCACGACCTTTGCCAGGTTCACGCTCGTTGATCCCACCTTTGGTCAGGAGCTGGAACTGGAAGCTATTGCGAGCGCCGTCATGGGGGGCACGTTGCTCACAGGAGGCTACGGTAGCGTGATAGGTGCGTGCATAGGGGCATTCATGATCAGCATGGTGCGCAACGGACTCGTGCTCGCCGGAGCTCCAGCTTATTGGTACAGGGCCTTCATCGGTGTCATCCTCATAGTCGCAGCCGTGATCAACGCACGCATCAGAAAGAAGGTGGCAGGATGA
- a CDS encoding ATP-binding cassette domain-containing protein has product MSQPLIEMRNIKKNFGRVMALKGVDFSVGHAEVVGLLGDNGAGKSTLIKVLVGYHQPDEGEIYFEGQRVRFSSPREAREHGIETVYQDLALVNLMPLWRNFFLGREIVRTLGPVRCLDRKAMRKIAREALSEIGIKVRSVDDTVAFLSGGERQAVAIARAIHFGAKLLILDEPTAALSVGETRRVLEHILEAKKRGISVVFITHNIYHVYEVADRLVILEHGEKIGDYKREEVTPQQVMDLIAAAAGVK; this is encoded by the coding sequence ATGAGTCAGCCACTGATTGAGATGAGAAACATCAAAAAGAACTTTGGTAGGGTAATGGCACTGAAGGGAGTCGATTTCAGCGTCGGACACGCAGAGGTGGTGGGCCTCTTGGGAGACAACGGCGCCGGAAAGTCAACGCTCATCAAGGTGCTCGTGGGGTACCATCAGCCCGATGAGGGAGAAATTTATTTCGAAGGGCAGCGTGTAAGGTTCAGTTCACCGCGTGAAGCTCGTGAACACGGCATAGAAACCGTGTATCAAGATCTCGCACTGGTCAACCTCATGCCCCTGTGGCGGAACTTTTTCCTGGGACGAGAGATCGTTCGCACACTCGGTCCAGTCAGGTGTCTCGACAGAAAGGCGATGAGGAAGATCGCACGCGAAGCGCTCTCTGAAATCGGTATAAAAGTTCGAAGTGTGGATGACACGGTGGCTTTCCTTTCTGGTGGCGAGAGACAAGCCGTTGCCATAGCGAGGGCCATACACTTTGGTGCGAAGCTTTTGATACTCGATGAGCCGACCGCGGCACTTTCGGTTGGCGAGACAAGGAGAGTGCTCGAACACATACTTGAGGCTAAGAAAAGGGGAATATCGGTTGTATTCATCACTCACAACATCTACCACGTCTACGAAGTTGCGGACAGGCTCGTCATACTCGAGCACGGCGAGAAGATTGGTGATTATAAACGAGAAGAGGTTACGCCTCAGCAGGTGATGGACCTGATCGCCGCTGCTGCAGGTGTTAAATGA
- a CDS encoding PfkB family carbohydrate kinase, which translates to MVKLTFIGHVSKDINRTPTETVVAPGGGVFYGSIAAQRLNVPSVVVTKISSKDASLFKPIEEVGARLVILPSSETTTIENIYPSSNPDERKSRILHRADPFDLDDLERVKTKFVVVSALWHGEFPEKLLEHLRTQVETMAVDAQGFLRNVLEDGTMSYSDWEFKHVYLPIIDIFKVDSNEAFVMTKERLLEKACKRISNYGPKIVLATHKDGVIAYDGKNFYEAGFSEYKMLGRTGRGDTCLAAFLAALIDGKNVRQAVELAAKVTTAKMQYAGPYRGGEVS; encoded by the coding sequence TTGGTCAAGTTGACTTTCATCGGACATGTTTCGAAAGACATCAACAGGACCCCAACCGAGACGGTCGTCGCGCCGGGCGGAGGAGTTTTCTACGGTTCGATCGCGGCACAGAGGTTGAACGTACCCAGCGTGGTGGTGACGAAGATCTCGTCGAAGGACGCCTCTCTCTTCAAACCGATCGAGGAGGTGGGTGCTCGACTGGTGATTTTACCGAGTTCTGAGACCACAACGATAGAGAACATCTATCCATCGAGCAATCCAGACGAGAGGAAAAGCAGGATCCTGCACAGGGCAGATCCGTTCGATCTGGATGACCTGGAACGAGTGAAAACAAAGTTCGTGGTTGTCAGTGCACTTTGGCACGGCGAGTTTCCAGAAAAACTCTTGGAACATTTGAGAACGCAGGTGGAGACAATGGCGGTGGATGCGCAGGGGTTTTTGAGGAACGTGCTCGAGGATGGAACCATGAGTTATTCCGATTGGGAGTTCAAGCACGTGTACCTTCCGATCATAGACATCTTCAAAGTGGACAGCAACGAAGCCTTTGTCATGACTAAAGAACGTCTTTTGGAAAAGGCTTGCAAGAGAATATCGAACTATGGGCCAAAAATCGTTCTGGCAACTCACAAAGACGGTGTGATTGCATACGATGGAAAGAATTTCTATGAAGCAGGTTTCTCGGAGTACAAGATGCTTGGCCGTACAGGTCGTGGTGACACGTGTTTGGCAGCCTTTCTCGCGGCGTTAATTGACGGAAAGAACGTGAGACAGGCCGTTGAGCTCGCCGCCAAGGTAACAACGGCGAAAATGCAGTACGCAGGACCTTACAGGGGAGGTGAGGTTTCGTGA
- a CDS encoding ABC transporter substrate-binding protein has translation MRKFVSFGLIVLLVALGLSAEKVLHMYTALDENEWPIYVKAFEQATGIKVEVVRLSSGELLARVEAESKNPRASIWFGGPAVDQIAAKKKGLLAPYKSAMTEQVPEALKDPEGYWVGIYFGAIGFASNTEILKKLNVDPPTSWYDLLKPEFKGKITVAFPYTSGTAYTVLASLVALMGEDAAFDYWKKLDKQIQQYTKSGSAPVVQAGLGEAAVGIAFAHDIIARGIAKGYPLVLTFPKEGTGYEIGAMSLIKGGPEPDLAAKFIDWMLSVEAQNLMKEWYRLPANPQAEVAAGAIKLEEVKLVPMDFDYFGREKDRLIERWKEEIEYGR, from the coding sequence GTGAGAAAGTTTGTCTCTTTCGGGTTGATAGTGTTGCTGGTGGCTCTGGGACTGTCCGCAGAAAAGGTTCTTCATATGTACACGGCTTTGGACGAAAACGAGTGGCCGATCTATGTGAAGGCGTTCGAGCAGGCGACGGGTATCAAGGTCGAGGTCGTTCGACTCTCTTCTGGAGAGCTACTTGCACGCGTCGAGGCTGAGTCGAAGAATCCAAGAGCGAGCATCTGGTTCGGAGGCCCCGCTGTGGATCAGATCGCTGCCAAAAAGAAAGGACTGCTTGCACCTTACAAGTCGGCAATGACGGAACAAGTTCCTGAGGCTCTGAAGGATCCTGAGGGCTACTGGGTGGGCATCTATTTCGGGGCCATCGGCTTTGCAAGCAACACCGAGATCTTGAAAAAGCTCAACGTCGATCCACCAACTTCCTGGTACGACCTGTTGAAACCTGAGTTCAAAGGTAAGATCACGGTCGCGTTCCCGTACACCTCTGGTACTGCCTACACTGTCCTGGCGTCTTTGGTCGCGCTCATGGGTGAAGATGCCGCTTTTGATTATTGGAAAAAGCTCGACAAGCAGATTCAGCAGTACACCAAGTCCGGTTCCGCTCCAGTGGTACAGGCAGGTCTGGGTGAAGCTGCGGTCGGGATCGCCTTTGCACACGACATCATAGCAAGGGGTATCGCCAAAGGTTATCCGTTAGTGCTCACGTTCCCCAAAGAGGGCACAGGTTACGAGATCGGCGCGATGTCGCTGATCAAAGGTGGACCAGAGCCTGATCTTGCTGCCAAGTTCATCGATTGGATGCTCAGTGTCGAAGCGCAGAACCTCATGAAAGAGTGGTACAGATTGCCAGCAAATCCACAGGCCGAAGTTGCAGCCGGTGCGATCAAGCTTGAAGAAGTCAAGCTCGTACCGATGGATTTTGACTACTTTGGTAGGGAAAAAGACAGGCTCATCGAACGCTGGAAGGAAGAAATCGAGTACGGAAGATGA
- a CDS encoding ABC transporter permease: protein MFTKQMRRLLNEPVLLAMIVLVWVLLALFVVYPLLMVGLKSFEPKPGTFGLAVYKTIFSKRYFLVPIFNTLKLGVTVACFGVLIGYVFAYSVAKANVPAKNFFRTIATFPIVSPPFVVALAAILLFGRNGLFTRKLFGGTPPFEIYGFWGLVIVETLAYFPTAFLTLEGTLLSIGSDLEEASQSLGCSKWRTFWRVTFPLSLPGVLSAWLLVFSQSMADFGNPLVLGGRFHVLSVSAYLEITGSYRIPHGSALAIILLIPTLIAFFVQRYWLSRKSFVTVTGKSFLSRAMELPKWAKGILTVVCLILTASIWLFYGTVLFGSFTKLWGVNHSLTLDNYKYVFNFSWEYMKDTLFLASIATPICGVLGIMIAYLVSRKDFFGRRIMEALSLLPFAVPGTVVGIGYLLAFNQEPLILTGTALIIILVFVFRELPVGVQNGVAALYQIDKSIEEASMDLGSNSYQTFWKVTLPLLMPAFFTALFNAFVRSMTAISAVIFVVSAKWNLITVRILGAVSNGDLAQAAALSCTLIGIIVVAMFLMRFATINLSYQMKLRRVER, encoded by the coding sequence ATGTTCACAAAGCAAATGAGAAGACTTTTGAACGAACCTGTTCTTCTCGCGATGATTGTTTTGGTATGGGTACTTTTGGCTCTGTTCGTGGTGTATCCGTTGTTAATGGTCGGTCTGAAGAGTTTCGAACCAAAGCCCGGTACGTTCGGTCTGGCGGTTTACAAGACCATATTCTCGAAGAGGTATTTTCTTGTTCCTATCTTCAACACTTTGAAACTCGGTGTAACGGTAGCCTGCTTTGGTGTTTTGATTGGCTACGTCTTTGCGTACTCTGTGGCAAAGGCGAACGTACCTGCAAAGAATTTTTTCAGAACCATCGCAACGTTCCCGATAGTCTCGCCACCTTTTGTGGTTGCCTTGGCAGCGATACTCTTGTTTGGTCGAAACGGACTGTTCACGAGAAAACTGTTCGGTGGGACTCCGCCGTTCGAAATATATGGCTTTTGGGGTTTGGTCATAGTCGAAACTCTGGCGTATTTTCCAACGGCTTTCTTGACCTTGGAGGGTACGCTGCTTTCCATAGGCTCAGACCTCGAGGAGGCCTCTCAGAGTCTTGGATGCAGCAAATGGAGAACCTTCTGGCGTGTGACCTTTCCACTGAGCTTACCAGGTGTTCTGTCGGCGTGGTTGCTGGTTTTTTCGCAGTCGATGGCTGACTTTGGAAACCCGCTCGTGCTCGGTGGTAGGTTCCATGTGCTGAGCGTTTCCGCATACTTAGAGATCACCGGCAGCTACAGGATTCCCCATGGTTCAGCGCTCGCCATCATACTGTTGATACCGACGTTGATCGCATTCTTCGTACAGCGCTACTGGCTCTCGAGAAAGTCCTTTGTGACCGTGACGGGTAAATCGTTCCTGTCGAGGGCAATGGAACTACCTAAGTGGGCCAAGGGGATATTGACCGTCGTTTGCCTGATCCTCACAGCTTCCATATGGTTGTTTTACGGAACGGTTCTGTTCGGCTCGTTCACCAAACTCTGGGGCGTGAACCATTCGTTGACGCTGGATAACTACAAATACGTTTTCAACTTCAGCTGGGAATACATGAAGGACACCCTATTTCTCGCGTCTATAGCCACTCCGATCTGTGGTGTGCTGGGAATAATGATTGCTTATCTGGTTTCAAGAAAAGACTTCTTCGGCCGAAGAATCATGGAAGCTCTGTCGTTGCTTCCCTTTGCCGTTCCGGGTACGGTGGTGGGCATAGGTTATCTTCTGGCTTTCAACCAGGAACCTCTGATTCTGACGGGAACCGCCCTGATCATAATCTTGGTTTTCGTCTTCAGGGAACTCCCCGTGGGAGTTCAGAACGGTGTGGCGGCGCTGTATCAGATCGACAAGTCCATAGAGGAAGCCTCGATGGATTTGGGGAGCAACAGTTATCAGACGTTTTGGAAAGTTACGCTCCCACTTTTGATGCCTGCATTCTTCACCGCTCTGTTCAACGCTTTCGTTCGAAGTATGACGGCTATCAGCGCGGTGATTTTCGTTGTGTCGGCAAAGTGGAATTTGATCACGGTGCGCATCCTTGGGGCCGTGAGCAACGGAGATTTGGCGCAGGCTGCTGCACTGAGTTGTACACTGATCGGTATCATCGTCGTCGCCATGTTCCTGATGAGGTTCGCTACGATCAATCTTTCTTACCAGATGAAGCTCAGGAGGGTTGAAAGGTGA
- a CDS encoding ABC transporter ATP-binding protein: MSNYYVEVRNLVKLFKDPATRSTVRAVDGVSFGVEKGKLVTLLGPSGCGKTTTLRLIGGFEIPTSGEILIDNVVVNDLPPNRRPTAMVFQSYALFPHLNVFENVAYGLKARKMPREVIREKVMNVLAIVGLVGLEMRYPSQLSGGQQQRVALARALVVEPKVLLLDEPLSNLDAKLREQMRVELRKIQMNLGITSIYVTHDQLEAMTLSDYVIVMKDGKIVQTDTPEMLYRFPANVFVAGFIGRASFVEGRLIEQKENECLVELRNGKKINVETRPGVAFAPGEEVLLVLRPEGGRFVASKEGLLSGEVITRVYTGSTFYFEIKTDLGQVSVEMHSHDVRAVPQVGEIVGVDFERFSVALVKRE; encoded by the coding sequence GTGAGCAACTACTATGTCGAAGTAAGGAATCTGGTGAAACTGTTCAAAGATCCGGCCACCCGCTCCACTGTGAGGGCTGTCGATGGGGTCAGCTTTGGCGTAGAAAAAGGAAAGCTGGTCACCCTCTTGGGACCTTCAGGATGTGGAAAGACCACGACTTTGAGATTGATAGGTGGATTTGAAATACCTACCTCTGGCGAGATACTCATTGACAACGTTGTCGTCAACGACCTTCCGCCCAACCGTCGTCCCACTGCGATGGTCTTTCAGAGTTATGCGTTGTTTCCGCATCTGAACGTGTTCGAGAACGTGGCTTATGGATTGAAGGCGCGAAAGATGCCGCGAGAGGTCATACGTGAAAAGGTGATGAACGTGCTTGCCATAGTGGGGCTCGTGGGTCTTGAGATGAGGTACCCCAGTCAGCTTTCCGGAGGTCAACAGCAGAGGGTTGCGCTGGCGCGTGCGCTGGTCGTCGAGCCAAAGGTGCTTCTCTTAGATGAGCCTTTGTCGAACCTGGATGCGAAGCTCCGTGAGCAGATGAGGGTGGAACTCAGAAAGATCCAGATGAACCTCGGGATCACGAGCATCTACGTCACGCACGATCAGCTTGAGGCAATGACGCTTTCTGATTACGTCATTGTGATGAAGGATGGAAAGATCGTTCAGACAGATACTCCCGAGATGCTCTACAGATTCCCTGCGAACGTGTTCGTGGCCGGTTTCATCGGCCGTGCGAGTTTCGTTGAGGGAAGGCTGATCGAACAGAAGGAAAATGAATGTCTCGTTGAACTGAGAAACGGCAAGAAAATCAATGTGGAAACCAGACCAGGTGTTGCTTTTGCACCAGGAGAGGAAGTTTTGCTGGTTCTCAGACCCGAAGGTGGCAGGTTTGTTGCGAGCAAAGAAGGATTGCTGAGTGGAGAAGTGATCACAAGGGTTTATACGGGTTCCACGTTTTATTTCGAGATCAAGACAGATCTCGGACAGGTCAGTGTAGAGATGCACAGTCACGATGTGCGAGCAGTTCCTCAAGTTGGTGAGATCGTGGGTGTGGATTTTGAAAGATTCTCTGTGGCGCTGGTGAAGAGAGAATGA